A region of Vigna radiata var. radiata cultivar VC1973A chromosome 6, Vradiata_ver6, whole genome shotgun sequence DNA encodes the following proteins:
- the LOC106764119 gene encoding glutathione S-transferase F9: MVVKVYGPHCASTKRVLVCLVEKEIEFEVVPVDVTKGEHKNPEYLKLQPFGVVPVIQDGDYTLYESRAIMRYYAEKYRSEGVELLGRTAEERGVVEQWLEVEAHNFNPPAYDLAVHVLFGPLLGITPDPKVAEESEAKLVKVLDVYEKRLSKSKYLGGDFFSLADISHLPFTDYIVNKMNKGYLIKDRKHVSDWWDDISSRPSWKKVIELYPPPI, encoded by the exons ATGGTGGTTAAGGTGTACGGTCCCCACTGTGCTTCTACCAAACGGGTGCTCGTTTGTCTCGTTGAGAAGGAGATCGAATTTGAGGTTGTCCCTGTCGATGTCACTAAGGGCGAGCACAAAAATCCTGAGTACCTTAAATTACAG CCCTTTGGAGTTGTTCCTGTCATCCAAGATGGAGACTACACTTTATATG AATCACGTGCCATAATGAGGTATTATGCAGAGAAATACAGATCTGAAGGGGTTGAGTTGTTGGGGAGGACAGCAGAAGAGAGAGGTGTTGTGGAACAATGGCTGGAAGTTGAAGCACATAACTTTAATCCACCGGCGTATGATTTGGCCGTGCATGTTCTGTTTGGTCCATTATTAGGCATCACTCCAGATCCAAAGGTGGCAGAAGAGAGTGAAGCAAAGCTGGTGAAGGTGTTGGATGTTTATGAGAAGAGACTGTCAAAGAGCAAGTATCTGGGTGGTGATTTCTTCAGTCTTGCTGATATAAGTCATCTTCCATTCACAGATTACATTGTGAATAAGATGAATAAAGGGTATTTGATTAAAGATAGGAAGCATGTGAGTGATTGGTGGGATGACATAAGCAGTAGACCGTCGTGGAAGAAGGTTATCGAACTCTACCCACCTCCGATATAG